In Streptomyces camelliae, the sequence CCGCTTGCGGTAGCGGGCGTACGGATTGAGCGCTCCCATGGCGGCGTTCTTTACCTTGACCTGCGCGAAGTCCTCCGCCGTATCCCCGTGCACCGCCATCCGCCGGCGCGCGTACAAGCCGAAGTACGCCGGGTTCGTCGCGCCCAGCAGCCGGAACCGGAGCCAGTCCGGGTCGTCGGGCCGGTCCCCGCCCGCGGGCCGGAAGAACCCCTTGGGTGCGGCGTCGGCCCCCACGACGAGCACGACCTCCGCGAGCCCCGCGAGGATCTGCGCCCGCGCGGCGGCGATCGCCTGCGCCCCGGAAGCGCACGCCGCGTACACACTCGCGACCCGCGCCCCCTGCCAGCCCAGGGCCTTGGCGAAGGTCGCTCCCGCCACATACCCGGGATATCCGCCACGCACCGTGTCCGCGCCCACGATCGAGCCGATGTCCCGCCAGTCGACACCGGCGTCCACCAGCGCCGCGCGGGCCGCCGCCGTCCCGTACTCCACGAAGGAGCGCCCCCACTTGCCCCACGGGTGCATGCCCGCGCCGAGCACCGCCACGTCCACCGTCACACCCTCACCCCCGTCGGCCGCCAGTGCCAGATCGTCCAGGTCGTCTCCGCGTCCTCGTGCAGCACGCCGGGGACGGCCTCCACCTCCATGCCCACCGCCAGTTCGGCGACGGTGATCCCGGGAGCCGCCTGCCCGAGCACCACGATCCGCTCGGCCGCCAGCTCCACCGCGATCAACGCGCGAGGCTCCCACGGAAGTTCCGGATTGCTCACATAGGGTGACGGTGGTCGATATCGACTGTCCGTGTACGACCAGATGCGCCCCTTTCGCGACAGGGGTACCTCCTCCAGCGGGCCGCCCGCGCAGTGCGGGTTGCGGCAGTGGGCGTCCTCGCGCGGGAAGAACACCGACGCGCACGACGAGCACCGCGTGCCCAGCAGCCGGAAAGCCTCCCCCTCTCCGCCGAACCATCCGTCGACCG encodes:
- a CDS encoding Zn-ribbon domain-containing OB-fold protein: MPRTRTPAVDGWFGGEGEAFRLLGTRCSSCASVFFPREDAHCRNPHCAGGPLEEVPLSRKGRIWSYTDSRYRPPSPYVSNPELPWEPRALIAVELAAERIVVLGQAAPGITVAELAVGMEVEAVPGVLHEDAETTWTIWHWRPTGVRV